A region from the Vicia villosa cultivar HV-30 ecotype Madison, WI linkage group LG3, Vvil1.0, whole genome shotgun sequence genome encodes:
- the LOC131658881 gene encoding protein FAR1-RELATED SEQUENCE 5-like, producing the protein MTKRSILQTNHEVLYCDEEIKPKVGQIFDSLEDGEFFYKRYAHSVGFSVRCSSENKNKDGVIRWKYFVCSKEGYKPNVSKENEVSELGVKVKRRSLTREGCDAKVAFKLLEGGKYELTRFQESHTHALASPKKRQFLRSARKVNNIHKSIMFANSRANIGPSKTYHLLKEQLGGYENIGCTQRDLQNSFRDLKTLIKDSDAYVFIDNFKRKQEVNPSFYFAYEVDVEDRLKHVFWADGICRKNYFLFGDVMSFDTTYETNKYSMIFAPFTGVNHHRQSVTFGAAFLANEKADSFIWLFEKFLEAMGGNKPNLIITDQDPAMKIAIEKVFDSSAHRFCMWHIMKKVSEKVGVSLNSNEEFNNKFKSCVWGSDTSENFEASWKSIMIEFGLKKNEWLSHMYNIRNMWIPAYFRDIFLAGVLRTTSRSESENSFYGNFLNPTIGLVEFWMRFESAIEAQRHKELLADNTSLHSLPMLKLDRGLERHGRDIYTRENFYIFQNELWIGCIDCGVENINQNDGVDVLHIIDNSVTNGKVSEVVYNVSDYSLTCSCNMFQSQGIPCRHILCVLRGKGLNEIPNKYILNRWTKMATNKSVFNVDGKDLEGLSETKNERQLISEVWDHLYMCMHMAGQCKEKLLLITNGFANIKKQLSEFEDDSLPTKTNELESFIGFDLSKEVKIHPPQISKTKGSGKRIKGGKEKAIEQQQKRSRLCKSCGQYASHDTRNCPSKSSP; encoded by the coding sequence acaaaTCATGAGGTTCTATATTGTGATGAAGAAATAAAGCCTAAGGTTGGACAAATTTTTGATTCACTCGAAGATGGTGAATTTTTTTACAAAAGATATGCACATAGTGTTGGTTTTAGTGTGCGTTGTTCAtcggaaaataaaaataaagatggtGTCATACGTTGGAAGTACTTTGTTTGCTCTAAAGAGGGTTACAAACCAAATGTATCAAAAGAGAACGAAGTGAGTGAATTGGGAGTTAAAGTCAAGAGGAGGAGTCTTACTAGAGAAGGATGTGATGCAAAAGTTGCTTTCAAGTTGTTAGAGGGAGGAAAATATGAGCTAACTCGATTTCAAGAGAGTCATACACATGCACTTGCCTCACCTAAAAAGAGACAATTTCTTAGATCTGCAAGAAAAGTGAATAATATTCATAAGAGTATAATGTTTGCAAATAGTAGAGCAAATATTGGTCCTTCAAAAACATACCATTTGTTGAAGGAACAACTAGGTGGTTATGAAAATATTGGGTGCACACAGAGAGATCTACAAAATTCGTTTAGAGATTTAAAGACCTTAAtcaaagattcagatgcatatgtCTTCATTGATAACTTTAAAAGGAAGCAAGAAGTGAATCCCTCGTTTTATTTTGCATACGAGGTTGATGTTGAAGATCGACTGAAACACGTTTTCTGGGCAGATGGAATTTGTAGAAAAAATTACTTCTTATTTGGAGATGTAATGTCGTTCGACACTACAtatgaaacaaataaatattCCATGATATTTGCACCATTTACTGGAGTGAACCATCATAGACAGTCTGTTACTTTTGGAGCTGCCTTCTTAGCAAATGAGAAAGCTGATTCATTCATTTGGTTATTTGAAAAGTTTTTGGAAGCTATGGGGGGGAATAAACCAAATCTTATAATAACAGATCAAGACCCTGCCATGAAAATTGCAATTGAGAAGGTCTTTGATTCTTCTGCACATAGGTTTTGTATGTGGCACATCATGAAAAAAGTTTCTGAAAAGGTGGGTGTTTCCTTGAATTCTAATGAGGAGTTCAATAATAAATTTAAGTCATGTGTTTGGGGATCAGACACTTCTGAAAATTTTGAAGCATCATGGAAATCCATCATGATTGAGTTTGGATTGAAAAAGAATGAATGGTTGTCACACATGTATAATATTCGAAATATGTGGATCCCGGCTTACTTCAGAGATATATTTTTGGCTGGCGTATTGAGAACAACCTCAAGATCAGAGAGTGAAAATTCCTTCTATGGTAACTTTTTAAATCCTACTATTGGCTTGGTAGAGTTTTGGATGAGATTTGAGTCTGCTATAGAAGCTCAAAGGCATAAAGAGTTACTTGCTGATAATACTTCACTTCATTCTTTACCAATGCTAAAATTAGACCGTGGATTAGAGAGGCATGGTAGGGATATTTACACTCGTGAAaacttttatatatttcaaaatgaattatggattggatgTATAGACTGCGGAGTagaaaatataaatcaaaatgaTGGTGTGGATGTTTTACACATAATTGATAATAGTGTGACAAATGGTAAAGTAAGCGAGGTGGTTTATAATGTTTCTGATTATAGCTTGACTTGTTCGTGCAATATGTTTCAATCACAAGGCATACCATGTAGACACATACTCTGTGTTTTAAGAGGAAAAGGTTTAAATGAAATACCGAACAAGTATATTCTAAATAGATGGACCAAAATGGCGACCAACAAGTCTGTTTTTAATGTTGATGGAAAGGACTTAGAAGGTTTGTCCGAAACAAAAAATGAGAGACAACTCATTTCAGAGGTATGGGATCATTTATATATGTGCATGCATATGGCTGGGCAGTGTAAGGAGAAGTTGCTTCTTATAACAAATGGATTTGCTaacattaaaaaacaattatctgaatttgaagatgattCTTTACCCACCAAAACAAATGAGCTAGAGTCTTTTATTGGTTTTGATCTTTCTAAAGAAGTGAAAATTCATCCCCCACAAATTTCAAAGACAAAAGGAAGTGGTAAACGAATTAAAGGAGGAAAAGAGAAGGCTATTGAACAACAACAGAAAAGATCCAGACTTTGTAAATCATGTGGCCAATATGCATCTCATGACACTCGTAATTGTCCATCGAAATCATCTCCTTAA